Proteins from a single region of uncultured Methanobrevibacter sp.:
- a CDS encoding class I SAM-dependent methyltransferase, protein MHKSSYLKMQYFKETYLNPDDELKILDIGSFDKDGNYNYGLILNEKKWTYHGLDLREGNNIDIVVKSPYNWKEIEDGSYDLVITGQAFEHIEYFWLTLEEVKRVLKPGGLFFIIVPSTGPVHKNPYDCYRFNDTAMKAMAKYINFQVIEFGTNFDKISDPWYDSFLVAKKPLNTTTDELNNRMDLMEHKVDLILKKLQK, encoded by the coding sequence ATGCACAAAAGCTCATATTTAAAAATGCAATACTTTAAAGAGACTTATCTTAATCCAGATGATGAGTTGAAAATACTTGATATCGGATCATTTGATAAGGATGGAAATTATAATTACGGTTTAATCTTAAATGAAAAAAAATGGACATATCATGGCCTTGATTTAAGAGAGGGAAACAATATTGATATTGTTGTTAAAAGTCCATATAACTGGAAAGAAATTGAAGATGGAAGCTATGATTTAGTCATTACAGGCCAGGCATTTGAACACATTGAATATTTCTGGTTAACCCTTGAAGAAGTAAAAAGAGTTTTAAAACCGGGAGGGTTATTCTTCATTATTGTTCCAAGTACCGGCCCTGTTCATAAAAATCCCTATGACTGCTACAGATTTAACGATACTGCAATGAAGGCAATGGCAAAATACATCAATTTTCAGGTTATTGAATTTGGAACCAATTTTGATAAAATCTCAGATCCATGGTATGACAGCTTTTTAGTAGCCAAAAAACCATTAAATACAACCACAGATGAGCTGAACAACAGAATGGACTTAATGGAACATAAAGTAGATTTAATCCTTAAAAAATTACAAAAATAA